Proteins encoded within one genomic window of Streptomyces kaniharaensis:
- a CDS encoding FtsW/RodA/SpoVE family cell cycle protein — protein MSPQGAPNRRNTELALLVFAVLLPVLAYANVGLAMDSALPSGMLGYGLGMGSLALVAHLLVRRYAPYADPLMLPLAALLNGLGVVMIWRLDKAGKLLSGNFPAAANQLMWSALGVALFIGVMVFLKDHRVLQRYTYISMVVALVLLAAPAFFPARAEDFGAKIWIRIGGFSIQPGEFAKIVLTVFFAGYLMVKRDALALASRRFMGLYLPRGRDLGPIVVIWLLSLLILIFENDLGTSFLFFGLFVVMLYVATERTSWILFGLLMSVGGATAVTMTASHVKTRIDAWLDPMAAFAPKPPKGSTEQIGQSLMALGSGGVTGSGLGQGRSWLINFAAKSDFILGSFGEELGLAGLMAIFLLYALLIQRGLRTAIAARDPFGKLFAVGLASAMALQVFVVAGGVTGLIPLTGMTMPFLAQGGSSVVANWALIAVLLKISDSARRPGAEPAPATEGQRGPAR, from the coding sequence ATCTCGCCGCAGGGAGCGCCGAACCGGCGCAACACCGAGCTGGCACTGCTGGTCTTCGCCGTCCTGCTGCCGGTCCTCGCGTACGCCAACGTGGGTCTCGCCATGGACTCCGCGCTGCCGAGCGGCATGCTCGGCTACGGCCTCGGCATGGGGTCGCTCGCCCTGGTCGCGCACCTGCTGGTGCGCCGCTACGCGCCGTACGCCGACCCGCTGATGCTGCCGCTCGCCGCCCTGCTGAACGGGCTCGGCGTGGTGATGATCTGGCGGCTCGACAAGGCCGGGAAGCTGCTGTCAGGGAACTTCCCCGCCGCCGCCAACCAGCTGATGTGGTCGGCCCTCGGGGTCGCGCTGTTCATCGGCGTCATGGTCTTCCTCAAGGACCACCGGGTCCTCCAGCGCTACACCTACATCTCGATGGTGGTGGCGCTGGTCCTGCTCGCGGCCCCGGCGTTCTTCCCGGCCCGCGCGGAGGACTTCGGCGCGAAGATCTGGATCCGGATCGGCGGCTTCTCCATCCAGCCCGGCGAGTTCGCCAAGATCGTCCTGACCGTCTTCTTCGCCGGCTACCTGATGGTCAAGCGGGACGCCCTGGCCCTGGCCAGCCGCCGCTTCATGGGCCTCTACCTGCCGCGCGGGCGCGACCTCGGCCCGATCGTGGTGATCTGGCTGCTCAGCCTGCTGATCCTCATCTTCGAGAACGACCTCGGCACGTCCTTCCTGTTCTTCGGCCTGTTCGTGGTGATGCTCTACGTCGCCACCGAGCGCACCAGCTGGATCCTGTTCGGCCTGCTGATGTCGGTCGGCGGCGCGACCGCCGTCACGATGACCGCAAGCCACGTGAAGACCCGGATCGACGCCTGGCTCGACCCGATGGCCGCCTTCGCCCCCAAGCCGCCCAAGGGCTCCACCGAGCAGATCGGCCAGTCGCTGATGGCGCTCGGCTCCGGCGGGGTGACCGGCTCCGGTCTCGGCCAGGGCCGCTCCTGGCTGATCAACTTCGCCGCCAAGAGCGACTTCATCCTGGGTTCGTTCGGCGAGGAGCTCGGGCTGGCCGGCCTGATGGCGATCTTCCTGCTGTACGCGCTGCTGATCCAGCGCGGCCTGCGCACCGCGATCGCCGCCCGCGACCCGTTCGGCAAGCTGTTCGCCGTCGGCCTCGCCTCCGCCATGGCGTTGCAGGTCTTCGTCGTGGCCGGCGGCGTCACCGGTCTCATCCCGCTGACCGGTATGACCATGCCGTTCCTCGCCCAGGGCGGTTCGTCAGTGGTCGCCAACTGGGCGCTGATCGCTGTCCTGCTGAAGATCAGCGACAGCGCGCGCCGACCCGGGGCCGAACCGGCCCCCGCCACCGAGGGCCAGAGAGGACCCGCCAGATGA
- a CDS encoding peptidoglycan D,D-transpeptidase FtsI family protein has translation MNKPIRRVSIFCLVLILALMLRTNWVQGVQADSWASNPNNKRQLFDRYTHPRGNIIAGGQPVTKSDFVNGVRYKYKRSWIDGPMWAPVTGYSSQVFGSNGLENLEDGILSGTDDRLFFRNTLDMLTGEQKKGGDVVTTINAKAQKAAFDAMGNKKGAVVALDPKTGAILALVSTPSYDPSTISGSEDGDAWKALNADPNKPMDNRALKYTYPPGSTFKLVTATAAFENGMFQNIDDTTQTPDPYVLPGTKTELKNESPQEQCENATLKSAMDQSCNTVYAKIGADLGKDKMRAQAEKFGFDSTIDTPVRAEKSIFPNSASLDGTAQDSIGQHDTRATPLQMAMVSAAIANNGSLMQPYLIDSERSASLTTISKHTEKQFSQAMSPATAQKMQDMMVSVVENGTGKNARIPGLQVGGKTGTAQHGENNASLPFAWFTSWAKTSDGQSVAVAVVVEDGSDNRDGISGGRLAAPIAKAVMQAALGK, from the coding sequence ATGAACAAGCCGATCCGCCGGGTCTCGATCTTCTGCCTCGTGCTGATCCTGGCCCTGATGCTGCGCACCAACTGGGTGCAGGGCGTCCAGGCCGACTCCTGGGCCAGCAACCCCAACAACAAGCGCCAGCTCTTCGACCGTTACACCCACCCGCGCGGCAACATCATCGCGGGCGGCCAGCCGGTCACGAAGTCCGACTTCGTCAACGGTGTGCGCTACAAGTACAAGCGTTCCTGGATCGACGGCCCGATGTGGGCTCCGGTGACGGGCTACTCGTCCCAGGTCTTCGGCTCCAACGGGCTGGAGAACCTGGAGGACGGCATCCTCTCCGGCACCGACGACCGGCTGTTCTTCCGCAACACCCTCGACATGCTGACCGGCGAGCAGAAGAAGGGCGGCGACGTCGTCACGACGATCAACGCCAAGGCCCAGAAGGCCGCCTTCGACGCCATGGGCAACAAGAAGGGCGCGGTCGTCGCGCTCGACCCGAAGACCGGCGCGATCCTGGCGCTGGTCTCCACCCCGTCCTACGACCCGAGCACCATCTCCGGCAGCGAGGACGGCGACGCCTGGAAGGCCCTCAACGCCGACCCGAACAAGCCGATGGACAACCGGGCACTGAAGTACACCTATCCGCCCGGCTCGACGTTCAAGCTGGTCACCGCGACCGCCGCGTTCGAGAACGGCATGTTCCAGAACATCGACGACACGACCCAGACGCCGGACCCGTACGTCCTGCCGGGCACCAAGACCGAGCTGAAGAACGAGAGCCCCCAGGAGCAGTGCGAGAACGCCACGCTCAAGTCCGCGATGGACCAGTCCTGCAACACGGTCTACGCCAAGATCGGCGCCGACCTCGGCAAGGACAAGATGCGGGCGCAGGCCGAGAAGTTCGGCTTCGACAGCACCATCGACACGCCGGTCCGGGCCGAGAAGAGCATCTTCCCGAACAGTGCCAGCCTTGACGGCACCGCCCAGGACTCGATCGGCCAGCACGACACCCGCGCCACCCCGCTGCAGATGGCCATGGTCTCCGCCGCGATCGCCAACAACGGCAGCCTGATGCAGCCCTACCTGATCGACTCGGAGCGCTCGGCCTCGCTGACCACGATCTCCAAGCACACCGAGAAGCAGTTCTCCCAGGCGATGAGCCCGGCCACCGCGCAGAAGATGCAGGACATGATGGTGTCGGTGGTCGAGAACGGCACCGGCAAGAACGCCCGGATCCCGGGTCTGCAGGTCGGCGGCAAGACGGGTACCGCGCAGCACGGCGAGAACAACGCCAGCCTGCCGTTCGCCTGGTTCACCTCCTGGGCCAAGACCTCGGACGGCCAGTCGGTCGCGGTCGCGGTCGTGGTCGAGGACGGCTCCGACAACCGCGACGGCATCAGCGGCGGCCGGCTCGCCGCCCCGATCGCCAAGGCGGTGATGCAGGCCGCGCTCGGCAAGTGA
- the pknB gene encoding Stk1 family PASTA domain-containing Ser/Thr kinase has product MEEPRRLGGRYELGGVLGRGGMAEVYLAHDTRLGRSVAVKTLRADMARDPSFQARFRREAQSAASLNHPAIVAVYDTGEDYIDGISIPYIVMEYVEGSTLRELLHSGRRLLPERALEMTIGILQALEYSHRAGIVHRDIKPANVMLTRQGNVKVMDFGIARAMGDAGMTMTQTSAVIGTAQYLSPEQAKGEQVDARSDLYSTGCLLYELLTVRPPFVGDSPVAVAYQHVREEAQPPSVFDPEVRPEVDAIVLKALAKERDYRYQTADEMRDDIERFLDGLPVAAAQQAAYGMGAAGYGYDQNGYPQHDPYGQTNVLPQQPGGGPTTLLPQASAQPGYAQQGGYQDDGYGQTYAGAPVGGGDGYDDGYGREGGRRRDDQPKKSNTSWIVLAVAAVLVLVGTFFVAQAMFNGGGDKKDAAKIAAPNLVGKSLADAKTAAAQTGPKLVVTEGEKIACPDANVKKDQVCTQNPQAGTQVAENGTITVQVSSGPTKATMPTVTGKTKDQAMQALSAAGFTNVSAPEYKDDDTAPQDTVLAQDPAANTPADPTAPVKLTVSQGKSKANVPSVVGMQKEAAQAQLESAGFQVDASKTAVTNDPTKINTVASQSPGANTKAPANSKITLTVYKAPDKATVPPLQNVKLSDAIAQLQKAGLGYAVNGPSDPNAVVIMTNPPAGTQLDPNSQVALTTKPADQPKGGDPFPFPTPPKGNN; this is encoded by the coding sequence ATGGAAGAGCCTCGTCGCCTAGGCGGCAGGTACGAGCTCGGCGGCGTCCTCGGACGCGGCGGCATGGCCGAGGTGTACCTCGCCCATGACACCCGGCTCGGCCGTTCCGTCGCAGTGAAGACGCTCCGGGCCGACATGGCCCGGGATCCGTCGTTCCAGGCCCGCTTCCGCCGCGAGGCACAGTCCGCGGCGTCCCTGAACCACCCCGCGATCGTCGCCGTGTACGACACCGGCGAGGACTACATCGACGGCATCTCCATCCCGTACATCGTGATGGAGTACGTCGAGGGCTCCACCCTGCGCGAGCTGCTGCACTCCGGCCGCCGGCTGCTGCCGGAGCGCGCGCTGGAGATGACCATCGGCATCCTCCAGGCGCTGGAGTACTCGCACCGGGCCGGCATCGTCCACCGCGACATCAAGCCGGCCAACGTGATGCTGACCCGGCAGGGCAACGTCAAGGTCATGGACTTCGGCATCGCCCGCGCGATGGGCGACGCCGGGATGACGATGACGCAGACCTCTGCCGTCATCGGCACCGCCCAGTACCTCTCCCCCGAGCAGGCCAAGGGCGAGCAGGTCGACGCCCGCTCCGACCTGTACTCCACCGGCTGCCTGCTGTACGAGCTGCTGACCGTCCGCCCGCCGTTCGTCGGCGACTCTCCGGTCGCGGTGGCCTACCAGCACGTCCGGGAGGAGGCGCAGCCGCCGTCCGTCTTCGACCCCGAGGTGCGCCCCGAGGTCGACGCGATCGTGCTGAAGGCGCTCGCCAAGGAGCGGGACTACCGCTACCAGACCGCCGACGAGATGCGCGACGACATCGAGCGCTTCCTCGACGGCCTGCCGGTGGCCGCCGCCCAGCAGGCCGCCTACGGCATGGGCGCCGCCGGATACGGCTACGACCAGAACGGCTACCCGCAGCACGACCCGTACGGCCAGACCAACGTGCTGCCGCAGCAGCCCGGCGGCGGGCCGACCACCCTCCTGCCGCAGGCCTCCGCGCAGCCCGGCTACGCGCAGCAGGGCGGCTACCAGGACGACGGCTACGGCCAGACCTACGCGGGCGCCCCGGTCGGCGGTGGCGACGGCTACGACGACGGCTACGGCCGCGAGGGCGGCCGGCGCCGCGACGATCAGCCGAAGAAGAGCAACACCTCCTGGATCGTGCTGGCGGTGGCCGCCGTGCTGGTCCTGGTCGGCACCTTCTTCGTGGCCCAGGCGATGTTCAACGGCGGCGGCGACAAGAAGGACGCCGCGAAGATCGCCGCGCCGAACCTGGTCGGCAAGAGCCTGGCCGACGCCAAGACGGCCGCCGCGCAGACCGGTCCCAAGCTCGTGGTGACCGAGGGCGAGAAGATCGCCTGCCCGGACGCCAACGTCAAGAAGGACCAGGTCTGCACCCAGAACCCGCAGGCCGGCACGCAGGTCGCGGAGAACGGCACGATCACCGTGCAGGTCTCCTCCGGCCCGACCAAGGCGACCATGCCGACCGTCACCGGCAAGACCAAGGACCAGGCGATGCAGGCCCTGTCGGCCGCCGGCTTCACCAACGTCTCCGCCCCCGAGTACAAGGACGACGACACCGCTCCGCAGGACACGGTCCTCGCCCAGGACCCGGCGGCCAACACCCCGGCCGACCCGACCGCTCCGGTCAAGCTGACCGTCTCGCAGGGCAAGAGCAAGGCGAACGTCCCGTCCGTGGTCGGCATGCAGAAGGAGGCCGCGCAGGCCCAGCTGGAGAGCGCCGGCTTCCAGGTCGACGCCTCGAAGACAGCGGTGACCAACGACCCGACCAAGATCAACACCGTCGCCTCGCAGTCGCCCGGCGCCAACACCAAGGCCCCGGCCAACTCGAAGATCACGCTGACCGTCTACAAGGCGCCGGACAAGGCCACCGTCCCGCCGCTGCAGAACGTCAAGCTGTCGGACGCCATCGCCCAGTTGCAGAAGGCCGGTCTCGGCTACGCGGTGAACGGCCCGTCCGACCCGAACGCCGTGGTCATCATGACCAACCCGCCGGCCGGCACCCAGCTGGACCCGAACTCCCAGGTGGCCCTGACCACGAAGCCGGCCGATCAGCCCAAAGGGGGCGACCCCTTTCCCTTCCCCACACCCCCCAAGGGCAACAACTAA
- a CDS encoding class E sortase: MIQDETAESPDPAAEASPPEPSPRPARRGRDRALAALGVFGELLITLGLVLGLFVAYSLWWTNVQADRSAAEASDKLRSAWAAGPTGTPSAAAPGAAPGATPAPGAPPVPFAAGDGVGFLHVPAMGEDYQVMIRMGTDTATLAEGVAGVYEQPYRAAMPWDAAGNFALAAHRDGHGAKFHDLDAVHKGDAIVVETKDKWYVYKVDNTLPETSKYDTGIVAPVPTGSGYTGPGRYITLTTCTPVYTSRYRMAVWGSLVRVDDVDARRTPPPELRHS, translated from the coding sequence GTGATCCAGGACGAGACGGCGGAATCACCCGATCCGGCGGCGGAGGCCTCCCCGCCCGAGCCCTCGCCTCGGCCCGCCCGTCGAGGGCGGGACCGGGCGCTGGCCGCCCTCGGGGTCTTCGGCGAGCTCCTGATCACGCTGGGCCTGGTGCTCGGCCTCTTCGTCGCCTACTCGCTGTGGTGGACCAACGTCCAGGCGGACCGCTCTGCGGCCGAGGCCTCCGACAAGCTGCGCAGCGCCTGGGCCGCCGGCCCGACCGGCACGCCGTCGGCGGCGGCCCCCGGCGCGGCCCCCGGCGCGACGCCCGCTCCAGGCGCCCCGCCGGTCCCGTTCGCGGCCGGGGACGGCGTGGGCTTCCTGCACGTCCCGGCGATGGGCGAGGACTACCAGGTGATGATCCGGATGGGCACCGACACGGCCACCCTGGCCGAGGGCGTCGCCGGCGTGTACGAGCAGCCCTACCGAGCCGCGATGCCCTGGGACGCGGCCGGCAACTTCGCGCTGGCCGCCCACCGGGACGGCCACGGCGCCAAGTTCCACGACCTGGACGCGGTCCACAAGGGCGACGCGATCGTCGTCGAGACCAAGGACAAGTGGTACGTCTACAAGGTCGACAACACCCTGCCGGAGACGTCCAAGTACGACACCGGCATCGTCGCACCCGTCCCGACCGGCTCCGGCTACACCGGCCCCGGCCGCTACATCACGCTGACCACCTGCACGCCGGTCTACACCTCGCGGTACCGGATGGCGGTGTGGGGGAGCCTGGTGCGGGTCGACGACGTGGACGCCAGGCGCACCCCGCCGCCCGAGCTGCGCCACTCCTGA
- a CDS encoding class E sortase, whose amino-acid sequence MTTLRPEGRYQPEAGPYGGGQYQGVRYADGQYGNGQHQPGYQTQPVQHAQPAQPGHGSAEDAWSVYEQAEQADRSAAGADHPWLPEQTDRTVQLRVPAEDGEPAEQAPPTGGRAERRRAAQGRTSGRSGGGRRRAAGRGAGARVRPKESPVVVAARLVGELCITLGVVMLLFVSYQLWWTNVQADAAANGARNQLEQQFDAQQPAQPGQPAPDPNKPETFEPGKGFAIVYLPKLGLKFPIAEGTSKSAVLDKGLVGHYPGTGMPADKAGNFALAAHRNTHGEPFRYINQLGKGDKVVVETATAYYTYEVTGGIPETSPSNVSVIKPVPNGSGYTGPGRYITLTTCTPEFTSKFRLIVFGKMIDERPRSQGKPAAITGG is encoded by the coding sequence GTGACCACGCTGCGTCCGGAGGGGCGTTACCAGCCGGAGGCGGGCCCGTACGGCGGCGGGCAGTACCAGGGTGTCCGGTACGCCGACGGTCAGTACGGCAACGGCCAGCACCAGCCGGGGTACCAGACCCAGCCCGTTCAGCACGCCCAGCCGGCCCAGCCCGGGCACGGCTCCGCCGAGGACGCCTGGAGCGTCTACGAGCAGGCCGAGCAGGCCGACCGGAGCGCCGCCGGGGCCGACCACCCCTGGCTGCCCGAGCAGACCGACCGGACCGTCCAGCTGCGCGTGCCGGCCGAGGACGGAGAACCCGCCGAGCAGGCCCCGCCCACCGGCGGCCGGGCCGAGCGCCGGCGGGCGGCCCAGGGCCGGACCTCGGGGCGCTCGGGCGGTGGGCGGCGCCGGGCGGCCGGCCGGGGGGCCGGGGCGCGGGTACGGCCCAAGGAGTCCCCGGTCGTGGTCGCCGCGCGCCTCGTCGGCGAGCTGTGCATCACGCTCGGCGTGGTGATGCTGCTCTTCGTCTCGTACCAGCTCTGGTGGACGAACGTGCAGGCCGACGCCGCCGCCAACGGCGCCCGCAACCAGCTGGAGCAGCAGTTCGACGCCCAACAGCCCGCCCAACCGGGACAGCCGGCACCTGATCCGAACAAGCCGGAGACGTTCGAGCCCGGCAAGGGCTTCGCCATCGTCTACCTGCCCAAGCTGGGGCTGAAGTTCCCGATCGCCGAGGGCACCTCCAAGTCGGCGGTGCTCGACAAGGGCCTGGTCGGCCACTACCCGGGCACCGGGATGCCGGCCGACAAGGCGGGCAACTTCGCGCTGGCCGCGCACCGCAACACGCACGGCGAGCCGTTCCGGTACATCAACCAGCTCGGCAAGGGCGACAAGGTCGTCGTGGAGACGGCCACCGCGTACTACACCTACGAGGTCACCGGCGGCATCCCGGAGACCTCCCCCAGCAACGTGAGCGTGATCAAGCCCGTCCCGAACGGCTCGGGCTACACCGGCCCCGGCCGGTACATCACGTTGACCACCTGCACCCCGGAGTTCACCTCGAAGTTTCGCCTCATCGTCTTTGGCAAGATGATCGACGAACGGCCGCGCAGCCAGGGCAAGCCGGCCGCGATCACGGGCGGGTAG
- a CDS encoding aminodeoxychorismate/anthranilate synthase component II: MTTQPTSPRILVVDNYDSFVFNLVQYLYQLGATCEVVRNDEVTVEHAVRRAGEEGFDGVLLSPGPGAPEEAGVCIEMVHHCAAIGLPVFGVCLGLQSIAVAYGAVVDRAPELLHGKTSLVEHEDGGVFAGLPSPLTATRYHSLAVEPATVPADLVVTARTESGVIMGLRHRDLLVEGVQFHPESVLTEGGHRMLANWLAECGYPQAVDRSAGLAPVIGRG; the protein is encoded by the coding sequence ATGACCACCCAGCCGACCTCACCCCGCATCCTGGTCGTCGACAACTACGACAGCTTCGTCTTCAACCTGGTCCAGTACCTGTACCAGCTCGGCGCCACCTGCGAGGTGGTGCGCAACGACGAGGTGACCGTCGAGCACGCCGTCCGCCGGGCCGGCGAGGAGGGCTTCGACGGCGTGCTGCTCTCCCCCGGCCCCGGTGCGCCGGAGGAGGCCGGGGTCTGCATCGAGATGGTGCACCACTGCGCGGCGATCGGGCTGCCGGTGTTCGGCGTCTGCCTGGGCCTGCAGTCGATCGCGGTCGCGTACGGGGCGGTGGTCGACCGGGCGCCGGAGCTGCTGCACGGCAAGACCTCGCTGGTCGAGCACGAGGACGGCGGGGTGTTCGCGGGCCTGCCCTCGCCGCTCACCGCGACCCGGTACCACTCGCTGGCGGTCGAGCCGGCCACCGTGCCGGCCGACCTGGTGGTCACCGCCCGCACCGAGAGCGGCGTGATCATGGGTCTGCGCCACCGCGACCTGCTCGTCGAGGGCGTGCAGTTCCACCCCGAGTCGGTGCTCACCGAGGGCGGCCACCGGATGCTCGCGAACTGGCTGGCCGAGTGCGGCTATCCGCAGGCCGTGGACCGGTCGGCCGGGCTCGCCCCGGTGATCGGCCGGGGCTGA
- a CDS encoding DUF881 domain-containing protein translates to MSIPPRPTRTRRSGIRIVGRALTCAVFALAGLLFYISAQTARGTDLRTDNSLLSLGDVIRQRSSQNQQAQAQLADLQAQAQELAGQQSHNPDDTARMDALRAGTALEPLQGGGLTVTLNDAPPNATARIPGFPEPGVNDLVIHQQDIQAVVNALWRGGAEGVQVMDQRLISTSAVRCVGNTLLLQGRVYSPPYVVRAVGRTDALREAVNTDPTIRNYLQYVQVYGLGWKVQESTDLTLPGYSGTTDLRSAGGQQ, encoded by the coding sequence TTGTCGATTCCCCCTCGCCCGACCCGTACCCGCCGTTCCGGCATCCGAATTGTCGGACGTGCCCTGACCTGCGCCGTCTTCGCGCTCGCCGGTCTGCTCTTCTACATCAGCGCGCAGACCGCCCGCGGCACCGACCTGCGGACCGACAACTCGCTCCTGAGCCTCGGCGACGTGATACGCCAGCGCAGCTCGCAGAACCAGCAGGCGCAGGCCCAGCTCGCCGACCTCCAGGCCCAGGCCCAGGAGCTGGCCGGCCAGCAGAGCCACAACCCGGACGACACGGCCCGGATGGATGCCCTCCGGGCCGGCACCGCCCTGGAGCCGCTGCAGGGCGGCGGTCTGACCGTCACCCTCAACGACGCCCCGCCGAACGCCACCGCGCGCATCCCGGGCTTCCCCGAGCCCGGCGTCAACGACCTGGTCATCCACCAGCAGGACATCCAGGCCGTGGTCAACGCGTTGTGGCGGGGCGGCGCCGAGGGCGTCCAGGTGATGGACCAGCGGCTGATCTCCACCAGCGCCGTGCGCTGCGTCGGCAACACCCTGCTGCTCCAGGGCCGGGTCTACTCGCCGCCGTACGTCGTCAGGGCGGTGGGCCGGACCGACGCCCTGCGGGAGGCCGTCAACACGGACCCGACGATCCGCAACTACCTCCAGTACGTCCAGGTGTACGGGCTCGGCTGGAAGGTCCAGGAGAGCACCGACCTCACGCTGCCCGGCTACTCCGGCACCACCGACCTGCGGTCGGCGGGCGGGCAGCAGTAG